The Etheostoma cragini isolate CJK2018 chromosome 10, CSU_Ecrag_1.0, whole genome shotgun sequence nucleotide sequence TCTGAGCTAAATTTGTGGGTTTCCTGATTTGGAGGCAGAAATGAAACTTGAAGTTTAATCAGAacagacaaacaggaagcaggTACATACTAAGTAGAGTGGGTGAAAAGCATGTGGCGTGACAAAAGTAAGAGTCAATTTAGGGGATAGTGAAGGTTAAGACATATTGGATACAATCTGTTCTCAGTACTGTCGGGAGgaattttttaaaagaaaggctTTCAACATCGTATAGAGAGTTAGATGTGACCAGCAAGGGCACTGATGTCTTTGCACAGAAGATTACATTTAGTTTCAAatctcaaaaaataaaaaggaaactcaTGCGGAATTCAATGAAAACGTAGCTTTATTTAGATTAATTCATCTGTACAACAatttatatacacagtacaaCAAATGATATTAACAAGAACTGTACACTGGAAACGTCGGCACATAAACAACTTTTAATATTACGCAGGAGATCTGAACCCCTTGGActttaaattagtttgaaaCTAAAGTGCCGTCTGTAATTTCTAACAGTCTTTTAAacctttacaaattaaaaataaaaaaaatttaaaaaacgcCACTGAGGATTTAGGGCCCTTTACTGGCATAGTACTCATGGGGATTTTATATGTGGCACGAACATGCTTTGTTTACTCTGGGCGGTGTTTTCTTGCACTCCCTGGACAGATGGAAGCTTTGTCTGGTTTCAGGAATATGTCACACATCTCGGATGCTGGAGGGACGTCATCTTGCCGGGTGGACGCGGCGTTGCCAGGGGTCTGAGGGTGTTCTTGCATTTTGGAATGGCGTGCCCTTTTAATTTCCGATGTTAACCTTTTCCCCTGGAGCAGCCAGGGGAGCTTTCGCTGTCTCAGATCTGCTCTGGTGTAGATCTGCCTTTCTGCTCGGCAGTAGCCAGCCATGTTGCCCCCGGCCTGTTTTTCCCCCCTCTGCATGGCTCGTTTACTCTCTGTTCACATCTCTGCAAATGATAGAAGAAGAGAAAACTACAAAAGCTCAGGAGccagaataacagaaaaaaaccacAGAGGCATAttaacccacacacaaacatgcactgcCTAATGGATGAGCCTTATGAAGATACTGAGGGAGTTACGATTCATTTGTAACATTAATTCTTCCTGCGTCAAGACCACTGATAGCAGCGGATGcatgtttatttctttgtagtttgtgtgtgtgtgcacactgaaGCACCACTGCTTAAATGCTGATAGCAGGATCATGGTGCTCTTGTAGTCAAGTATGCTATTATCACTAAAGGTTGTGTAGATAGTCCACCTTAGTCCCCAGACATGGCATTTACACACAAGAGGTGCTCAGAGCGTACAAGgcactctttttttcaatgtgtaacAAACCCTGCACTCTATCTGGGTCTCTGCCACCATTACACACCACAGCCGGCTGCCTTGTCAGTTTAAGTGCAAAAGGAATAAAGCAACtattgtggggggggggggtattctCTTAAATACGCACCTGCTAGTTCCCGGTCCAACATGTCGATAAAACTCTCAAGTTCCCTTGTGTCTCCTAGCTTGGCTGCAGgaagaggacagaaagaaaaggaatttGAGAAATGTTGCCCAGTTCAATGGCATTTCCTTCGGGCCAGACGCTAATTCAAATCACAGAATTGCATATGAATCAAACTGCTTTTGGACTAGCAAAATGCTttttcagctgtgttttttttttttttttacaaactgagATGAGGCTGATTTTAAGCGCTGTAAAAACCCAGACAGTTTGATGGATCCCACCAAGAACTCTGTAAATATCTTCAGGTATTCTGCGTAAACACAGAGTGAATGACATCGTCTTTGTGTTCATCCATTGAGATTTAACAGCAGTTGTCTTTGCATCTATACATACAACGAGATGTAACCGCTCTCgttcatttacacacacacctgagccAGTCTCCCTGCTACATAACAGCACAAATAACCCCTGCAGGAGACTgggaagggagggggagacATCACAGCAGGGGCTTtgttgtgtaaaaacaaaagagctCCCAGCCTGATGTGGAGGGGTTTTGTGTGGCTGAGATAGTGATCAGAGCAAAAGTGATAGTGATCACTGTAAGAACGAGGGCTATCTGGATGGAGATGTTCTGATGGAGTCTCGTACCTTTCGGTGCCAGCGTTATGCCTGCTGTGTGAAGCTCCTCCTCGCTGGTGTTCAAACTGTTTCCCAAAGAAGCTTCACTGCCtgggggggagagggaggggaggagggggtgagCACAGATAATAAACAGACAATCCCAGACAAGCACTAAGGCATTCAAATgatccaacaacaacaatgacaatttttaacaaaatacaggaGTTGCACATAATGATAACAACATGCAGTAATATGAAGATAAGCGCATGTTCACTGTTAGCCCCTCCCGAGTGGCAGCGTTGGAAACATTAGGGGGCCGAAATACTTTCAATAACGACTACGCATGGGAGCAGAAATACACTcttcttttatcttcttttatCTCATAACTATCGACAAACTCtgaactgcagcagcagcaacgacgacgacaaaataaaaaacccaGACAATTACAGACGGAAGTAATTGCAGTTCATTTTGGTACACAACTATTGTCATGAGCAAGAATCCACTTTACTAGAAGTGTACAGGGATGTGTCATCTTGTTCCACTAATTTCATGCAAATTAAAAGTGCCATGCTGCAGTTGTTTGGGCTGATAAAGGGGCTCAACAAGCACCCCTGGGGGATGCCACACAGCATCACTCACCAGCAAATGATGCACTAAATAATGTCCTTCTTTCCCTCACACTTCGTACAATAGGCAAACATTATCTAAATCACAGGAACGCTGTTCCGGTCTCACTCACTGCAATCAGAGTCCTCGACTCCGCTGTCGTCGCCCAGCCCTGAGCGACTTTTGGCCTGCTGCAGAACGTGCTGGTAAGCGTGAGGTTTGCTTTGAGAAGGGGCCTTCAACTCCTCCACCACATCCTGGAACTCCTGCAGCAACTCACCCAGCTCTAGCTCCAAGTCTGTGGAAAATGTGACAGCGGTTGGGAGAGAAACCACATTACTCcactaaaagaaaatgttgagaTCATATCAAGTACTGGAAAAAGTTacattaatacatgtttttcaatagtttctaaattaaaacaacaaaaaacttctTAGATCTTGGATGTTTCTGAATATATTCAATAATTTCTAACACAATTATCTTGATTACAATGCAAAACTGCACTTGAAGTTTCTGTTAGTGGGTTTTATCAGATAACTTGATGTGTCATAATAAACCTAACAGCCCGTAAGGCAAATAAAAACCTCTAACAGCCTGTAAAACACCTGGTTTGCTAACCGTGAtacataaatattacaatttaaatCTAAGTTTTATGCTTTACGCTGCAATAAAACATCGCTTTTGTCcatttcttaaataaataagcattCAGTAAATAACCTAAGAATTTCATAAATATGATAAAGCTTTCACAGTCTCCTATGGGGTGTAGGAGTAAGGCTAGTAGAATgcagcaaaaacaataaaagcacataaaaaaaaatgtcagtgtttggGATATTATGCAAGAAAGCAGCCTAGATAAAAGAAATTGAATCTGtgtacatgaaaaaatatatacatatgtgcCATGTAGCCATAGTAGGCTACAGGATTTCCCTGCTAGTGTGTGATGTGACTTATAAAAAGGATTAGTAAAAAGCCTCCGTGAAAGCCTGCAGGCGTTAGCTGTACGGGCTGTATGATCACCATTTAAAACTAATGGCTCAAGTGGTCGTTAAACTCACCGGCGGTAATGTCTGAGGTCATGCTGGAGCAGTGAAATTAAAACACCACCGGGCTGCTGCTGGGCGTCTGGGTTCAGAACGGTTTAACGCGGATCTGGAAGTTTATTAtaaagcccccccaccccccgccaATCACATCTACTGTAGcctggaaatggaaaaaaagtgggcggaaagttaaaagaaaaaataaccgTCCGCaaatgagacagacagaaagaagcTGTTACATAACTACTGATCCCACCCACATGCTTTGAAAGTTAGAAATAAACTGTGTGTAGTCTTTTAAAGACTACTCACAGTTTCTTTTAGTTTAGTGTTcataatattttttatgttacattGAGGAGTCATTGAGTGCTTTATTGAAGGATAAAAACGGGGATGGTGATCAATAGACAGACGTAGCGTGCGTCAGTTCGTccacctaaaataaaaaataaataaaaaagcaagaaTAATTTTTACTTAGCAACATAGTTTTAATTGAGTATTCTCGTTCTTGATTTCGGGAGGAGTAAACTTACTTGAATAAAAGGGCACTTAGGTagaaaaaagtgtctttttgaCCAACAACGTTTAAAATGATAATTCACCTGAGAGTGCAGTACCCTGCTCTGTCAACAGGGGCCCCTCAAGTGCAATTTCTGTTGAAACCCCCAAAGAACAGCTGCAATAAGTCCGTGTGCCAGATCATGCCATTATTAGTAGCTGTGCATGCTTACCAATGCTGAAGTAGTACTCTAATCCTTGTCTTAAGTAAAATTATTACCATAGTGTAAAATACTGCAATACAGCAAAAGTTAGGCTTATGATAGACTAATAAACCTTTGAACAacctactgtatattatttgtaatgttgtttttgtcttctgtgGCATTTTAATACGTATGCTAGCTAATCAAAGTGGGGttgattttaattatttaccCTTTGCACTGTGCtctataattaaaatgataatgactataataattataatttactacTGCagactttgcactcttcattgcactattgtctcaacctgCCTACATTGTTTCTGGGTATAGTGTGTATATTGTGAGCAATCCAATGTAAAATGACTTGTATGTGTCCTAATACCTGGCAAACAAAGCTGATTCTAACTACTTAATATAGTTTCATCTTTTTAACATCATGTA carries:
- the si:dkey-27i16.2 gene encoding regulator of cell cycle RGCC, translated to MTSDITADLELELGELLQEFQDVVEELKAPSQSKPHAYQHVLQQAKSRSGLGDDSGVEDSDCSSEASLGNSLNTSEEELHTAGITLAPKAKLGDTRELESFIDMLDRELAEM